Proteins co-encoded in one Chitinophagales bacterium genomic window:
- the atpG gene encoding ATP synthase F1 subunit gamma, producing MSGQLKEIKTRIKSVGTTQQITKAMKLVSASKLRRAQDRIIKMRPYALKLNEILANIAEAAEGDVNIEYAKQRPVAKVLFVILTSDRGLCGPFNNNAGKLVTESIEEKYPQQFAAGNVSILYMGKKGFELFKKNNQVNHIKEHINIFADLNFDNVSEVAEYVMNAFVNKEYDTVEVAYHRFKNQMVQIPAMEQFLPIQKLEAETTGQEEEKKIKPDFAFEPNKEKLIEELAPKILKTQFYRYLLENNASEHGARMTAMDNATENAEELIKDLTVKYNRARQAAITTQIVEIVSGAAALQGE from the coding sequence ATGTCTGGACAATTAAAAGAGATAAAAACGCGAATTAAATCTGTGGGTACAACCCAACAGATTACAAAAGCGATGAAATTGGTGTCTGCTTCAAAATTGAGAAGAGCGCAAGACCGCATTATCAAAATGCGCCCTTATGCACTCAAGTTGAACGAAATATTGGCAAATATTGCAGAAGCAGCGGAAGGGGATGTAAATATTGAATATGCCAAGCAACGCCCAGTAGCCAAAGTATTGTTTGTAATATTGACTTCAGATAGAGGACTTTGTGGTCCTTTCAATAACAATGCTGGAAAGTTGGTGACAGAATCAATCGAAGAAAAATATCCTCAGCAATTTGCAGCAGGGAATGTAAGCATATTGTATATGGGTAAAAAAGGTTTTGAGCTTTTCAAAAAGAACAATCAAGTTAACCACATCAAAGAACATATTAATATTTTTGCTGATTTGAATTTTGATAATGTGTCGGAGGTTGCTGAATATGTGATGAATGCTTTTGTCAATAAAGAATACGATACAGTAGAGGTTGCTTACCACCGTTTCAAAAATCAGATGGTACAAATACCTGCTATGGAGCAGTTTCTACCTATCCAAAAACTGGAAGCAGAAACTACTGGTCAAGAGGAGGAGAAAAAGATAAAACCTGATTTTGCTTTTGAGCCTAATAAGGAAAAATTGATTGAAGAATTGGCTCCTAAGATTTTAAAAACCCAATTTTACCGCTATCTTCTGGAAAATAATGCGAGTGAACATGGTGCTAGGATGACTGCAATGGACAATGCAACCGAAAATGCAGAAGAACTCATCAAAGATTTAACCGTTAAATACAATCGTGCAAGACAGGCTGCAATTACAACGCAGATTGTAGAGATTGTTAGTGGTGCGGCAGCATTGCAGGGCGAATAA
- the atpA gene encoding F0F1 ATP synthase subunit alpha gives MVEVRPEEISAILRQELSSFRSQTDLEEVGTVLQVGDGIARIYGLTKVRAGELVEFDNGTKAVVLNLEEDNVGVVLMGSSEGIREGSIARRTGQIASIDVGEGMLGRVIDPLGEPIDGKGPITGKRYSMPLERKAPGVIFREPVTEPLQTGVKAIDAMIPIGRGQRELIIGDRQTGKTAIAIDTIINQKEFYERGEPVYCIYVATGQKASTVALIARTLEENGAMPYTVIVNASASDPAPLQFYAPLSGCAIGEFFRDTGRPALIVYDDLSKQAVSYREVSLLLRRPPGREAYPGDVFYLHSRLLERAAKVVNSDKIAKDMNDLPESLKGIVKGGGSLTALPIIETQAGDVSAYIPTNVISITDGQIFLTTDLFNSGIRPAIDVGISVSRVGGNAQIKTMKKVSGTLKLDQAQFRELEAFSKFGSDLDAATKAVLDKGARNVELLKQPQYSPLSVAKQIASVYAGTKNLLRTVPVDKVRDFETDYLLSLEKRFPDVLKKLGEKKGALTPEIEKTLREVASETAARYSK, from the coding sequence ATGGTTGAAGTAAGACCTGAAGAAATATCTGCTATTTTACGACAAGAATTATCTAGTTTCAGATCGCAAACTGACCTCGAAGAGGTAGGTACGGTATTGCAGGTAGGTGACGGAATTGCACGTATCTATGGTTTGACCAAAGTTCGTGCTGGTGAATTGGTAGAATTTGATAATGGTACAAAGGCAGTGGTATTAAACCTCGAGGAAGACAATGTTGGGGTAGTATTAATGGGATCATCGGAAGGTATCCGAGAAGGATCTATCGCTCGACGAACAGGACAAATCGCTTCTATCGATGTAGGCGAGGGTATGTTGGGAAGAGTAATTGACCCACTTGGAGAACCTATTGATGGTAAAGGGCCAATCACGGGTAAACGGTATTCTATGCCATTGGAGCGAAAAGCTCCTGGGGTAATTTTTCGTGAGCCTGTAACCGAACCATTACAAACAGGAGTCAAAGCGATTGATGCGATGATTCCGATTGGTAGAGGTCAGCGTGAGTTGATTATCGGTGACCGTCAAACTGGTAAAACAGCGATTGCGATTGATACGATTATCAATCAAAAAGAGTTTTACGAAAGAGGTGAGCCTGTTTACTGTATTTATGTAGCAACAGGTCAAAAAGCTTCAACAGTTGCTTTGATTGCACGTACTTTGGAAGAAAATGGTGCAATGCCTTATACAGTGATTGTGAATGCATCCGCATCCGATCCTGCACCTCTTCAATTCTATGCACCACTTTCAGGTTGTGCTATTGGAGAGTTTTTCCGTGATACAGGCCGTCCTGCTCTGATTGTATATGATGACTTGTCTAAACAAGCAGTTTCTTACCGTGAGGTATCTTTGTTGCTTCGTCGTCCTCCTGGTCGTGAGGCATATCCTGGAGATGTATTCTACTTGCACTCTCGTTTGTTAGAAAGAGCTGCAAAAGTGGTAAACAGTGACAAGATTGCCAAAGATATGAACGATTTGCCTGAGAGTTTGAAGGGCATCGTGAAAGGTGGTGGTTCTTTGACCGCACTGCCAATCATCGAGACGCAAGCAGGTGACGTTTCTGCCTATATTCCAACCAACGTTATTTCTATTACCGACGGACAAATTTTCTTGACTACTGACTTGTTCAACTCTGGTATTCGTCCTGCAATTGACGTAGGTATTTCAGTATCTCGTGTGGGGGGGAATGCTCAGATCAAAACTATGAAAAAAGTATCGGGTACATTGAAGTTGGATCAAGCACAGTTTAGGGAATTGGAAGCTTTCTCTAAATTTGGTTCCGATTTGGATGCTGCTACAAAAGCGGTTTTGGACAAAGGTGCAAGAAACGTGGAATTGTTGAAACAACCTCAATATTCACCTTTATCTGTTGCAAAGCAAATCGCAAGTGTATATGCGGGTACTAAAAACTTACTTAGAACTGTACCTGTTGATAAAGTACGGGACTTTGAAACTGACTATTTGTTGAGTCTCGAAAAAAGATTTCCTGATGTCTTGAAGAAATTGGGTGAGAAAAAAGGTGCATTAACACCTGAGATTGAGAAAACTTTGAGAGAAGTAGCATCTGAGACTGCAGCGAGATATTCTAAATAA
- the atpH gene encoding ATP synthase F1 subunit delta — protein MSVSNIASRYAKALMDLAIERGELSSVHSDVELLDKALAENPDLQILLKSPVVNTDKKQAILKKIFGDIFNETTNAFMGLMLRKRREAYLPEIVDAFINQYRTYKSITTAELITAVPVDNAVLDKVKNTVLAHTGRKNIELTTRIDKSLIGGFILTFDDKLYDSSISHKLAKLRKQFVENKYIKKY, from the coding sequence ATGTCTGTTTCTAATATAGCATCAAGGTACGCTAAGGCATTGATGGATTTAGCCATAGAGCGTGGAGAATTGTCTTCTGTTCACAGTGATGTGGAGTTGCTTGACAAGGCATTGGCAGAAAACCCAGATTTACAGATATTGTTGAAAAGTCCTGTTGTCAATACAGATAAAAAACAAGCGATTCTCAAAAAAATATTTGGTGATATTTTCAATGAAACGACCAATGCATTTATGGGACTAATGCTCCGTAAACGCAGAGAAGCTTATTTACCTGAGATCGTAGATGCGTTTATTAATCAGTATCGAACCTATAAGAGCATTACAACTGCTGAGCTAATAACAGCAGTTCCTGTGGATAATGCGGTATTGGATAAGGTGAAAAACACGGTCTTAGCGCACACAGGTAGAAAAAATATCGAACTGACAACGAGAATAGACAAAAGCCTTATTGGAGGGTTTATTCTCACTTTTGACGACAAACTATACGATTCCAGTATTTCGCACAAGTTGGCGAAATTGAGGAAACAATTCGTAGAAAACAAGTATATTAAAAAATATTAA
- the atpF gene encoding F0F1 ATP synthase subunit B, with protein MVFLASLLTPDLGIFFWTVLIFIVLWTALGKFAWNPISTALKDREGRIENSLKQAEIAHEEMASLKADHEKLLQEAKEERSRIIREAKEIKDEIISEARVKAKEEAAKIAASAKEDIQNEKMAAIIEVKNLIGQSAIDLTKGLLSRELSDVAAQEAYVAKEIENLNLN; from the coding sequence ATGGTATTTTTAGCATCTTTACTAACACCCGATTTGGGAATTTTCTTTTGGACAGTATTGATTTTTATCGTTCTTTGGACTGCATTAGGCAAGTTCGCATGGAACCCTATTTCAACTGCATTGAAAGATAGGGAGGGACGTATCGAAAATTCTTTGAAGCAAGCAGAGATTGCTCATGAGGAAATGGCTTCTTTGAAGGCAGATCACGAAAAGCTGCTGCAAGAGGCTAAAGAAGAGCGTTCACGTATTATTCGTGAAGCGAAGGAAATCAAGGATGAAATCATCAGTGAGGCTCGTGTGAAAGCGAAAGAGGAGGCTGCAAAAATTGCCGCATCTGCCAAGGAAGATATTCAAAATGAAAAAATGGCTGCAATCATTGAAGTGAAAAACTTAATTGGACAATCTGCTATTGACCTAACCAAAGGTTTGTTGTCTCGTGAGTTAAGTGATGTAGCTGCACAGGAGGCATATGTTGCCAAAGAAATCGAAAACTTGAATCTAAACTAG
- the atpE gene encoding ATP synthase F0 subunit C, translated as MGLLALLLLEIGGSMSAFGGAIGAGLAALAAGIGIGQIGKGAVESVARQPEMSNDIQGKMIIMAALIEGAALFAIVVGLLTLFV; from the coding sequence ATGGGTTTATTAGCACTATTGCTTTTAGAAATTGGTGGTAGCATGTCCGCTTTTGGTGGAGCTATCGGGGCAGGTCTTGCAGCTCTTGCTGCTGGTATTGGCATTGGTCAAATCGGCAAAGGTGCTGTTGAGTCAGTAGCTCGTCAGCCAGAAATGAGCAACGATATTCAAGGTAAAATGATTATTATGGCGGCACTTATTGAAGGTGCAGCTCTTTTTGCTATCGTTGTTGGACTTTTGACTTTGTTCGTTTAA
- the atpB gene encoding F0F1 ATP synthase subunit A, which translates to MRLFRLLAMFLLFFTIFSGQNSYASGDNHGHDGDKKLDIGEMIMHHIADANEWHLLGDISIPLPCIVYHPEKGFDFFLSSVFHHGHNSYKGYVLDQGVLKYVNDASFPQESVEVSVLGHKVLPKEIVESFATGEEMAESYVLYNNKAYEADRTSFYDFSITKVVATMLLASLIMMLLFTYIAKSYKKNQRAPKGFQNLIEVLVTFVRDEIAKPGVGDKWEKYFPFLLTLFFFIWICNMLGLMSPIGSPNATGNLMVTGALALITFIIIVTSANKHYWSHIFNPPGVPGWVKIILVPIEVASMFIKPAALMIRLFANMTAGHIIILSLVGIIFLIANLGGDAAGWGTSILASAFMLFMNVLELFVAALQAYVFAILASVFIGQAVAEPHHH; encoded by the coding sequence ATGCGGTTATTCAGATTGTTAGCAATGTTTTTGCTGTTTTTTACGATTTTCTCTGGGCAGAATAGTTATGCATCAGGAGATAATCATGGGCATGATGGAGACAAGAAACTGGATATTGGTGAAATGATTATGCACCATATCGCAGATGCAAATGAGTGGCACTTATTAGGAGATATCTCTATTCCCCTACCTTGTATTGTTTACCATCCCGAAAAAGGTTTCGACTTCTTTTTATCAAGTGTTTTCCATCACGGACACAACTCTTATAAGGGATATGTGTTGGATCAAGGAGTATTGAAGTATGTGAATGATGCTAGTTTTCCTCAAGAGTCGGTAGAGGTAAGTGTATTGGGACATAAAGTCCTGCCTAAAGAAATCGTTGAGAGTTTTGCTACGGGAGAAGAGATGGCAGAAAGCTATGTGTTGTACAATAACAAAGCTTACGAGGCAGATCGAACAAGTTTCTATGACTTTTCGATTACCAAAGTAGTCGCTACTATGCTATTGGCATCGTTGATTATGATGTTGTTGTTCACATATATTGCCAAGTCTTACAAGAAAAATCAGCGTGCTCCAAAAGGATTTCAAAACTTAATAGAGGTTTTGGTGACTTTTGTGCGCGATGAAATCGCAAAACCAGGAGTAGGAGACAAGTGGGAAAAATATTTTCCGTTCTTGCTCACTCTATTCTTTTTCATCTGGATTTGTAATATGTTGGGTTTAATGTCGCCTATTGGTAGTCCAAATGCTACTGGTAATTTGATGGTGACAGGAGCTTTGGCATTGATTACTTTTATCATCATTGTGACTTCTGCAAATAAGCATTATTGGTCGCATATTTTCAATCCTCCTGGTGTACCTGGATGGGTTAAAATCATTTTAGTGCCGATTGAGGTGGCTTCAATGTTTATCAAGCCTGCTGCTTTGATGATTCGTTTGTTTGCGAACATGACTGCAGGACACATCATTATTCTTAGTTTGGTGGGAATCATCTTCTTGATTGCCAACTTGGGAGGAGATGCTGCTGGCTGGGGGACTTCTATTTTAGCAAGTGCTTTCATGTTGTTTATGAACGTGTTGGAGTTGTTTGTAGCAGCCCTACAAGCGTATGTGTTTGCTATTTTGGCTTCGGTATTTATTGGACAAGCAGTAGCAGAACCACATCATCATTAA
- a CDS encoding peptidoglycan-binding protein, translating into MNKFVYVLFLGGLLMLWSCKGTKTTNQKTTKKDIINTDVPAINKFVPATDKLLYEDTEIIKKIQVILFLNNYQTGRVNGEMTSETLRALTAFQQDNNIKVGDRSATTLNAIGVKRMDFDVTTLQQVLNQKGFDAGVVDGILGPRTRTAYQTFLRKNNLKGLGLTEDIKVALMQSIEAKKETNTNQSSSFVPPKSNPAPMPKPTANIDIQQVQQALMRKGYDPGDIDGILSPQTQDALFKYQVDKKLPIGGFNEDTMKSLGL; encoded by the coding sequence ATGAATAAATTTGTTTATGTATTGTTTTTAGGGGGGCTATTGATGTTGTGGAGTTGTAAAGGTACAAAAACAACTAATCAAAAAACAACAAAAAAAGACATTATAAATACTGATGTACCAGCTATTAATAAATTTGTACCTGCCACTGATAAACTGCTTTATGAAGATACCGAAATTATCAAAAAGATTCAAGTGATATTATTTTTGAATAACTATCAGACAGGGAGGGTTAATGGGGAAATGACTTCGGAAACCCTTCGTGCATTGACTGCCTTTCAGCAAGATAACAATATCAAAGTAGGAGACAGGTCTGCTACTACACTCAATGCAATAGGGGTGAAACGAATGGATTTTGATGTAACTACTTTACAGCAGGTTTTGAACCAAAAAGGTTTCGATGCAGGCGTAGTAGATGGGATATTAGGCCCCAGAACAAGGACTGCCTACCAGACTTTTTTGCGTAAAAATAATTTAAAGGGTTTGGGCTTGACTGAAGATATAAAAGTTGCATTGATGCAAAGTATTGAAGCTAAAAAAGAAACCAATACGAATCAAAGTTCCAGTTTTGTACCTCCAAAATCCAACCCAGCTCCAATGCCAAAACCTACAGCAAATATTGACATTCAACAAGTACAGCAAGCCTTGATGAGGAAAGGGTATGATCCCGGCGATATAGACGGCATTTTGTCACCACAGACGCAAGATGCCTTGTTTAAATATCAAGTGGATAAAAAGCTGCCAATTGGAGGTTTCAATGAGGATACGATGAAGTCACTTGGACTTTGA
- a CDS encoding response regulator, translated as MKENKTVEILLVEDNPGDVRLTKEALKEGTISSNLNVVMDGAEAILYLQKEGKYENKPRPDLILLDLNLPKKDGREVLSTIKSDSSLKRIPVVVLTTSNAETDILKAYDLHANCYITKPVDFNKFIEVIIAIEQFWLTMVRLPSEVQ; from the coding sequence ATGAAAGAAAACAAAACCGTTGAAATATTACTGGTTGAAGACAATCCTGGCGACGTAAGACTCACAAAAGAAGCCTTGAAAGAAGGAACGATTTCTTCTAACTTAAATGTAGTAATGGATGGTGCTGAAGCTATTTTATATCTACAAAAAGAAGGGAAATATGAGAATAAACCTCGTCCCGACCTAATTTTGTTGGACTTAAATCTGCCAAAAAAAGATGGAAGAGAAGTACTTTCAACCATTAAGTCAGATAGTAGTTTAAAGCGAATTCCTGTGGTTGTACTGACAACCTCAAATGCTGAGACAGATATTTTGAAGGCCTATGATTTACATGCAAACTGCTATATCACAAAACCTGTTGACTTCAACAAATTTATTGAAGTCATTATTGCCATTGAACAATTTTGGCTGACAATGGTGCGACTACCTTCTGAGGTACAGTAA
- a CDS encoding response regulator: protein MERIQILLIEDNPGDAKLVEIFLRESTSIDFDLVHATRLSEGLEHVKQGKRFDIMLLDLSLPDSSGFDTLTKAIKNVPHTVSIVVLTGLDDESVGVKAVKMGAQDYLVKGQIDTSSLTRSVLHAIERRRMQLKVEESEKRFRHVFEDSQDAIYITTPEGQFSDFNQSLLKMFGYTREEFTSLTKESLFDDKESLDIFNEELERTGVVKDFEARLKRKNGSVLDCLFTSTAWRSIDGELTGYHGMIRDVTIRKKTQELEKAKQIAERSAMLKGQFLDNMSHEIRTPMNVVIGMTHLLEHTALTNKQQEYIRALKLSADNLLKLINSILDFSKIEAGKLELELQPIRIQDLIQDLVQQHKYKAKENKINLFTQLDVSLPDKVIGDSVRLYSVLNNLVSNAIKYTDKGEVLIRVEVLDESSEFAEIKFSVRDTGIGIPEDKQATVFESFEQAHGAANRGGTGLGLSIVKKIVELFGGEMELESEYGRGSTFSFHIKFEKYIESEYAVVTNDSKGSNERDDLTMVYTSDNNIKHVSSKDVVQDVREKIDILLVEDHKLNQLVATDLIHKWSPNVNLQIADNGRIAIDMLQEFSAYDVILMDISMPEMDGYETTEYIRNKFPSPTKDIPIIAMTAHAFKKNAQKCFDMGMDEFVAKPIDPNILYKKLNKILADKLSAISQDYATNKDAAPKMAQKPQTKSPKIINFEYLDTLTSGQIDVKITFLETLIRDMPQEIATLMGDFEHRNWEKVKQSAHKLKSTCGYLGLAETVELCRTVENNAWEQKNLDEIGGQIKKIDEVCRIAHEQLKDELANLTQSA, encoded by the coding sequence ATGGAAAGAATTCAGATATTATTGATAGAAGACAACCCAGGAGATGCTAAACTGGTAGAAATTTTTCTTAGAGAATCTACTTCAATAGATTTTGACCTAGTTCATGCTACACGCTTATCTGAAGGTTTGGAGCATGTCAAGCAAGGAAAACGCTTCGATATCATGCTATTGGACCTAAGCTTGCCTGATAGTTCTGGTTTTGATACACTTACAAAGGCCATTAAAAATGTTCCTCATACAGTTTCGATTGTAGTACTCACAGGTTTGGATGATGAAAGCGTGGGTGTGAAAGCCGTAAAAATGGGCGCACAAGATTATTTGGTAAAAGGTCAAATTGACACCAGTTCGCTGACTCGCTCTGTATTGCACGCCATCGAGAGAAGGCGGATGCAATTGAAGGTAGAGGAAAGTGAAAAAAGGTTTCGCCACGTTTTTGAAGATTCACAAGATGCCATTTACATCACGACTCCAGAAGGTCAATTTTCTGACTTCAATCAGTCGCTCCTTAAAATGTTTGGTTATACGAGAGAAGAATTTACGAGCCTTACCAAAGAATCCTTATTTGATGACAAAGAATCTTTAGATATCTTCAATGAGGAACTGGAAAGAACGGGCGTAGTAAAAGATTTTGAAGCCAGACTGAAGCGAAAAAATGGTTCGGTATTGGATTGTTTGTTTACTTCAACTGCTTGGCGTTCGATTGATGGGGAATTGACGGGTTATCACGGAATGATTCGAGATGTCACCATTCGAAAAAAAACACAAGAATTGGAGAAGGCTAAGCAAATAGCCGAACGTTCTGCAATGCTCAAGGGTCAGTTCTTAGACAATATGAGTCATGAGATTCGTACTCCTATGAATGTCGTGATTGGCATGACCCATTTATTGGAGCATACTGCTTTGACCAATAAACAACAAGAATACATCCGTGCCTTGAAACTTTCTGCTGACAACTTATTGAAGTTGATAAACAGCATTCTTGATTTTTCTAAAATTGAAGCAGGTAAGTTGGAATTGGAATTGCAGCCGATTCGTATTCAAGATTTGATTCAAGATCTGGTGCAACAACACAAATACAAGGCAAAAGAAAACAAAATCAACCTTTTCACACAGTTGGATGTGAGTTTACCAGATAAAGTAATTGGCGATTCGGTTCGTTTGTATTCAGTACTTAACAATTTGGTAAGCAACGCCATCAAATACACCGATAAAGGAGAGGTATTGATACGTGTAGAAGTATTGGATGAATCGAGCGAATTTGCGGAAATCAAATTTTCGGTTAGAGATACAGGTATTGGTATTCCTGAAGACAAACAGGCTACTGTTTTTGAGAGTTTTGAACAAGCACATGGTGCTGCAAATAGAGGCGGTACGGGTCTAGGCTTGAGTATTGTCAAGAAGATTGTAGAACTTTTCGGCGGTGAAATGGAATTGGAAAGTGAATATGGAAGAGGTTCTACCTTTAGTTTTCACATCAAGTTTGAGAAATACATTGAATCCGAATACGCTGTTGTCACCAACGATTCTAAGGGCTCTAATGAGCGAGATGATTTGACGATGGTTTACACTTCTGACAACAACATCAAGCATGTGAGTTCAAAAGATGTGGTGCAAGATGTGCGGGAGAAAATAGATATTTTGTTGGTCGAAGATCACAAACTCAATCAATTGGTTGCAACTGATTTGATTCACAAATGGTCACCCAATGTTAACCTACAAATTGCAGACAATGGTCGGATAGCAATTGACATGCTCCAAGAATTTTCGGCTTATGATGTCATTTTGATGGATATTTCGATGCCCGAAATGGATGGTTATGAAACCACTGAGTATATTCGCAATAAGTTTCCAAGCCCTACCAAGGATATTCCAATCATTGCGATGACAGCACACGCCTTCAAGAAAAATGCCCAGAAATGTTTTGACATGGGAATGGATGAATTTGTGGCGAAACCCATTGACCCTAATATTTTATATAAAAAATTGAACAAAATATTGGCGGACAAATTGAGTGCGATTTCACAAGATTATGCTACAAACAAAGATGCTGCTCCTAAAATGGCACAAAAACCACAGACAAAATCTCCAAAAATCATCAACTTTGAGTACCTAGATACTTTGACAAGTGGACAGATAGACGTGAAAATCACCTTCTTGGAAACATTGATTCGAGATATGCCACAAGAAATTGCTACGCTGATGGGTGATTTTGAGCATCGAAATTGGGAGAAAGTCAAACAATCTGCTCACAAATTGAAGTCTACTTGTGGTTATTTGGGTTTGGCAGAAACAGTGGAATTGTGTCGAACAGTGGAAAATAATGCTTGGGAACAGAAAAATTTAGACGAGATAGGTGGTCAAATTAAAAAAATTGACGAAGTTTGTAGGATAGCTCATGAGCAGCTAAAAGATGAATTAGCCAATTTAACCCAATCGGCCTAA
- a CDS encoding response regulator, translating to MKIIVVDDDVIMLQAIKTMLTKEGYKVFATTDAEDALETIQEEDFDLVISDIMMPYISGIELLSAIKAVNKKIPIIIVSALDQKEVILTAFQEGAEDFVKKPISLSELLLRVKRVLGQG from the coding sequence ATGAAAATTATAGTTGTAGATGACGATGTCATTATGTTGCAGGCCATCAAAACGATGCTGACCAAAGAAGGTTACAAAGTTTTTGCGACAACAGATGCGGAAGATGCGCTGGAAACCATCCAAGAAGAAGATTTTGACTTGGTGATTTCGGATATTATGATGCCCTATATTTCAGGTATCGAACTCCTGAGTGCCATCAAGGCAGTGAACAAAAAAATTCCGATTATCATCGTGTCTGCCTTAGACCAAAAAGAGGTGATATTGACTGCTTTTCAAGAAGGAGCAGAGGATTTTGTGAAAAAACCCATTAGCTTGAGCGAATTGTTGCTGAGGGTGAAGCGGGTCTTGGGACAGGGTTAA
- a CDS encoding IS1 family transposase, which translates to MVGQQMKVIKQVGTQCPRCQSAHIIKSGRVKDRQRFLCKDCEYHFTVNKMGKRIDDYYVVKALQLYLQGMGYRQIERILGVSHVTVMKWVKQYFNEVPQRQHENVEYEIMNVDELSQYMQNRENLDGYGYVLTHLGCKMLVIKWQIEEAA; encoded by the coding sequence ATGGTTGGACAACAAATGAAAGTTATCAAACAAGTAGGAACACAATGTCCTCGTTGTCAGTCTGCACACATTATCAAGAGTGGACGCGTAAAAGACCGACAAAGATTTTTGTGCAAAGATTGCGAATACCATTTTACCGTCAATAAGATGGGAAAACGAATAGACGATTATTATGTAGTGAAAGCTCTTCAATTATACCTTCAAGGAATGGGATATCGCCAAATTGAGCGTATTTTGGGGGTAAGTCATGTAACGGTGATGAAGTGGGTCAAACAATATTTTAATGAAGTGCCACAACGCCAACATGAAAACGTTGAATACGAAATAATGAACGTAGATGAACTGTCTCAGTATATGCAAAATCGAGAAAATTTGGATGGTTATGGCTATGTGTTGACACATCTGGGCTGCAAAATGCTTGTTATTAAATGGCAAATTGAAGAAGCTGCTTAG